In candidate division KSB1 bacterium, the following proteins share a genomic window:
- the tig gene encoding trigger factor, translating to MELQVEKEQTSPVEYVLKVTVPADTVAERVESAIDTIARKAQIPGFRVGKVPRSVVVSKYGSAVTTETVQELLQEAYRAALEQSALFPVTPGQMSDIQFDKGSPLSFKAKVEVLPEFDLPEMSDISVERLEPEAGDEDVMNALDNLREANGTLLPSESGATEESTITADFQELDAGGVPVIGRVQRDIELDLRRINLGEDFASKVQGIQAGQAFVAEIPIQGGKAEQPKSTRMQITVKTVKERELPPLDDDFARTINPQVESLAALRSDLKKFIEARAAHRARDAMYKQIVEALLRKVEFPVPPRLVEDYLDRATHDAVHHAEHKPGEQEITEFREKHRGSAVWNMRWYLMRNRLVQEEKLDVPKLELDAEIERLAQIEGYPVDEFKDNLSKEQREHVREDILERKVFQYLEEQVTVVPRKLSLAEFEGRTPGRIITP from the coding sequence GTGGAATTACAAGTCGAAAAAGAGCAGACCAGTCCGGTCGAATACGTCCTGAAAGTGACGGTCCCGGCGGATACGGTAGCCGAACGGGTAGAATCGGCGATTGACACGATTGCCCGAAAGGCACAGATTCCGGGATTCCGGGTGGGAAAGGTGCCGCGCAGTGTGGTCGTTTCCAAGTACGGTTCGGCCGTCACGACGGAAACGGTGCAGGAACTGCTGCAAGAGGCATATCGCGCCGCCCTCGAGCAATCGGCACTCTTTCCGGTTACTCCGGGCCAGATGAGCGACATCCAGTTCGACAAAGGATCGCCATTGTCGTTCAAGGCCAAGGTCGAGGTTCTGCCCGAATTTGACCTGCCGGAGATGAGCGATATTTCCGTCGAGCGATTGGAGCCTGAGGCCGGTGACGAAGATGTGATGAACGCACTTGACAATCTCCGCGAAGCGAACGGTACGTTACTGCCCAGCGAATCTGGCGCGACAGAGGAGAGCACGATTACCGCGGATTTCCAGGAATTGGACGCGGGCGGCGTCCCGGTGATCGGTCGTGTGCAGCGGGACATCGAACTTGACCTGCGGCGGATCAATCTTGGCGAGGATTTTGCTTCCAAAGTCCAAGGGATTCAAGCCGGGCAGGCGTTCGTGGCGGAGATTCCCATACAAGGCGGCAAGGCGGAGCAGCCGAAATCAACCCGGATGCAAATCACCGTGAAGACGGTCAAGGAACGGGAGTTGCCCCCGCTGGACGACGACTTCGCCAGGACGATTAATCCGCAGGTGGAGTCGCTGGCTGCGCTGAGATCCGATTTGAAGAAGTTCATCGAGGCTCGCGCCGCGCATCGGGCGCGCGATGCGATGTACAAGCAGATCGTGGAAGCGCTGCTGCGCAAAGTGGAGTTTCCGGTTCCGCCGCGATTGGTCGAAGACTATCTGGATCGGGCCACGCACGACGCGGTGCACCACGCCGAGCACAAGCCGGGAGAGCAGGAGATCACGGAGTTCCGCGAGAAGCATCGTGGATCCGCGGTCTGGAACATGCGGTGGTACCTGATGCGCAACCGGCTGGTACAAGAGGAAAAACTCGACGTCCCGAAACTCGAACTCGATGCGGAAATCGAACGGTTGGCGCAGATCGAAGGCTATCCCGTCGACGAATTCAAGGACAACCTGAGCAAAGAACAGCGAGAGCACGTGCGCGAGGACATCCTCGAACGCAAAGTGTTTCAGTACCTGGAGGAGCAGGTGACCGTGGTGCCGCGCAAGCTGTCACTCGCCGAGTTCGAAGGCCGGACCCCGGGCCGAATCATCACACCCTGA
- a CDS encoding HD domain-containing protein, giving the protein MIADPRSRPADTEETAVFHPAPLATLPPDSEAHFELYIAIPGRSGVRYHLYKSANIELTGVKRRELIAKGIDTLFIKERDIEAYHTFVDKTIGKMLLSATTPPEKKSEILYTTTSAIVRSTFERPDSPVLVNTNRKLMAHSVALLASEPAMVRTMAALFALDYSLYTHSVHVAVLGTGLLLETGHKNEEELRDLSLGLLLHDIGKSRVPTYILNKPGMLSVSELKQLERHPEHGVSLMQCHQQLVPMALEIIHDHHEKLNGNGYPRRLPSARISLPTRICSVVDIYDALTSHRSYKPAMRGFDAMTFIHQRMSQELDGEMLRLLAYVMGPSNRSGVYASQLVKKLQEQPIM; this is encoded by the coding sequence ATGATCGCAGATCCTCGCTCCCGCCCCGCCGACACGGAAGAAACCGCCGTCTTCCACCCCGCTCCGCTGGCCACGTTGCCCCCGGACAGTGAGGCGCATTTCGAGCTCTACATTGCGATCCCGGGGCGCTCCGGAGTGCGTTATCACCTTTACAAGTCCGCCAACATCGAGTTGACCGGAGTCAAGCGCCGGGAGCTGATCGCGAAGGGGATCGATACGCTCTTCATCAAGGAGCGCGATATCGAGGCCTATCACACATTTGTGGACAAGACTATCGGCAAGATGCTGTTGTCCGCGACGACGCCCCCGGAGAAGAAGTCCGAGATCCTGTACACGACCACGAGCGCAATTGTCCGCTCCACGTTTGAGCGCCCGGATTCCCCCGTGCTGGTGAATACAAATCGCAAACTCATGGCGCACTCGGTGGCGCTGCTGGCCAGTGAACCGGCCATGGTCAGGACCATGGCCGCGCTTTTCGCGCTCGATTACAGCCTTTATACGCACAGTGTGCACGTCGCGGTGCTTGGGACTGGCTTGCTGCTGGAAACCGGCCATAAGAATGAGGAAGAGCTGCGCGACCTTTCCCTCGGCCTGCTCCTGCACGATATCGGGAAGAGTCGCGTGCCCACCTACATTCTGAACAAGCCGGGAATGCTCTCGGTTTCCGAACTGAAACAGTTGGAGAGACATCCGGAGCACGGGGTCAGCTTGATGCAGTGCCATCAGCAGTTGGTCCCGATGGCGCTGGAGATCATACACGACCATCATGAGAAGCTGAATGGCAACGGCTATCCGCGTCGGTTGCCATCGGCCCGAATCTCGCTCCCGACCCGAATCTGCTCCGTCGTCGATATCTATGACGCGCTGACTTCTCACCGCTCCTACAAACCGGCCATGCGCGGCTTCGATGCGATGACCTTCATACATCAGCGCATGTCGCAGGAACTCGACGGCGAAATGTTGCGACTTCTCGCCTATGTGATGGGTCCGTCTAACAGGTCCGGTGTGTACGCGAGTCAACTCGTCAAGAAACTTCAGGAGCAGCCGATAATGTGA
- a CDS encoding MFS transporter encodes MNSIRRLSPLSIIFITIFIDLLGFGLVLPALPFYAESYGASPLTIGLLSMSYSLMQFLFAPFWGRVSDRVGRRPIILMSLVGSCAAFLVFGLAESLTLLFVARTIAGIFSSASLPTAQAYIADSTAPEDRAKGMGLIGAAFGLGFIFGPAMGGLLTRYGYGFPAIIAAGLAGANFIWAWFSLPETLHEHNRRITPSYLNPTRLRETFGDPRLAFLLVIFFMHVFAFSNMESTFALFSEHRVGLGAFGVGALLGEVGIIAAVVQGLMTGRLTRRFGEVNLALAGVLLMAIGLLLNGLVTTVAQMVAVVPLYALGSALSNPALSSLISRSASAAKQGATLGVAQGLGALGRTVGPPCGTYLFQRFTPSAPYWVGAAVLVIIFIAAIIRLPGMMRSLLRDTPTTHPADVVA; translated from the coding sequence ATGAACTCCATACGCCGACTCTCGCCCCTCTCGATCATCTTCATTACGATCTTCATCGACCTGCTCGGCTTCGGGTTGGTACTTCCGGCCTTACCCTTCTACGCCGAAAGCTATGGGGCTTCTCCCTTGACGATTGGGCTGCTCTCGATGAGCTACAGCCTGATGCAGTTCCTGTTTGCGCCATTCTGGGGGCGAGTCTCCGACCGTGTCGGTCGGAGACCGATCATCCTCATGAGTCTCGTCGGCTCGTGCGCGGCATTTCTGGTCTTCGGCCTCGCGGAGAGCCTGACGCTCCTGTTCGTCGCGCGAACGATCGCCGGGATCTTCTCCAGCGCATCGCTGCCTACCGCGCAGGCCTATATTGCCGATTCTACTGCACCTGAGGATCGCGCGAAGGGCATGGGCCTGATTGGAGCGGCGTTCGGCCTTGGGTTCATTTTCGGCCCGGCGATGGGCGGATTGCTCACACGCTACGGTTATGGCTTTCCTGCGATCATTGCCGCCGGTTTGGCCGGGGCAAACTTCATTTGGGCTTGGTTCAGCCTTCCCGAAACATTGCATGAGCACAACCGCCGCATCACACCATCCTATTTGAATCCCACGCGCCTCCGGGAGACGTTTGGTGATCCGCGTCTCGCATTCCTACTCGTGATCTTCTTCATGCATGTCTTCGCGTTCTCCAACATGGAATCGACCTTCGCGCTATTCAGCGAGCATCGTGTCGGGTTGGGTGCCTTCGGCGTAGGGGCATTGCTGGGCGAAGTGGGGATCATTGCCGCGGTTGTGCAGGGCTTGATGACGGGCCGGCTAACTCGCCGGTTCGGCGAAGTCAATCTCGCGCTCGCCGGTGTATTGCTGATGGCGATTGGTCTGTTGTTGAATGGACTGGTCACGACGGTCGCGCAGATGGTTGCGGTCGTGCCGCTTTATGCCCTGGGATCGGCGCTCTCGAATCCGGCGTTATCGTCGCTGATTTCGCGCAGCGCATCGGCAGCGAAACAGGGCGCGACGCTCGGGGTCGCGCAGGGCCTCGGCGCTCTGGGAAGGACCGTCGGCCCGCCCTGCGGCACCTACCTCTTCCAGCGCTTCACTCCGTCAGCCCCCTATTGGGTCGGTGCCGCTGTGCTGGTCATCATTTTCATCGCCGCGATCATCAGGCTTCCCGGCATGATGCGATCCCTGCTTCGCGACACTCCAACGACTCACCCCGCCGACGTCGTAGCCTGA
- a CDS encoding DUF4139 domain-containing protein, producing the protein MASAADHFLITIYDQNYAVVRDVRSFDLTAGDNQVSFKNLSRLILDEPVRITGHGIAASEQMFQFHRVTDDLLLGQSLGKQVEFVLRDGSSFSGLLIGQPESRNESDSSARFVIEQPGGMIRTLRQTQVVEYRYATKPLDYQIEPVLTCKLNAAEAGPHDVEAKYSLQGLDWSAGYTLELTASDSVAIFSGSARIWNATGRAFDHVRITLVSGQLQSPPKRLRISSDQLATRATETVKGLLSRQPGFKTDPAGAIHVRGGRDEEVLVSVDGQAYRDPLAPPSAFVEELFGLKLFTLPVESSLPEGVEQEFTLIQSSPIKTRTNYEYTYWNNPSRIGVYVSTVNTDSAGLGMPLPAGTVSIYRTREGGVSEYVSEYQTAALAKNDPLRIRVGSAEGLSAVRNQLRSEKGLGSRHDDSWEVRLTNDREAAVDMVIQERFNQGWKILAASAEYRQTSDHTIEFPVVVEPQSELVVTYEVREWRAWKSQR; encoded by the coding sequence ATGGCTTCTGCCGCCGATCATTTTCTGATTACGATCTACGATCAGAACTATGCGGTTGTGCGCGATGTCCGTTCGTTCGATCTGACGGCCGGCGATAATCAAGTGAGCTTCAAGAATCTCTCGCGACTCATTCTTGACGAACCCGTTCGCATCACCGGGCACGGCATCGCGGCCTCGGAGCAGATGTTCCAGTTCCACAGGGTGACGGATGACCTGCTGCTCGGTCAAAGCCTGGGCAAACAAGTCGAGTTCGTACTGCGCGACGGTTCCTCCTTCAGCGGCTTGCTCATCGGCCAGCCGGAATCGCGCAACGAATCCGACTCCTCCGCGCGATTCGTGATTGAGCAGCCGGGTGGCATGATTCGCACGCTTCGCCAGACTCAAGTTGTGGAATATCGCTATGCCACAAAGCCGCTCGACTACCAGATTGAACCCGTACTGACCTGCAAGCTTAACGCTGCGGAAGCTGGTCCGCATGACGTCGAGGCGAAATACTCGCTGCAAGGATTGGATTGGAGCGCCGGCTACACGCTGGAGCTCACGGCAAGCGACTCTGTCGCGATATTCAGTGGTTCCGCTCGCATCTGGAATGCAACCGGGCGCGCCTTCGATCACGTCCGGATCACACTCGTTTCGGGACAACTGCAATCACCGCCCAAACGGCTCCGCATCTCCTCCGATCAGCTCGCGACTCGAGCGACCGAAACTGTTAAGGGTTTGTTGTCCCGGCAGCCGGGCTTCAAAACGGACCCGGCGGGCGCGATACACGTCCGGGGAGGCAGAGACGAAGAAGTTCTCGTCTCGGTTGACGGTCAGGCCTATCGTGATCCGCTCGCTCCGCCCAGTGCCTTTGTTGAGGAGCTGTTCGGTCTGAAGCTCTTCACACTGCCCGTTGAATCATCGCTGCCTGAAGGCGTCGAGCAGGAATTCACGCTGATTCAGAGCAGCCCGATCAAGACACGCACAAACTACGAATACACCTACTGGAACAACCCTTCGCGAATCGGAGTCTATGTCTCGACGGTCAACACGGACAGTGCCGGTCTGGGAATGCCGCTGCCCGCCGGTACAGTTAGTATCTATCGCACGCGCGAAGGCGGCGTCTCCGAGTACGTGAGCGAGTACCAAACCGCTGCCCTTGCGAAGAACGATCCACTCCGCATCCGCGTCGGGAGTGCCGAAGGTCTTAGCGCCGTTCGCAACCAACTTCGATCCGAAAAGGGGTTGGGTTCGCGCCACGACGACAGTTGGGAAGTCCGGCTAACAAATGACCGGGAAGCTGCGGTTGACATGGTAATTCAAGAACGGTTCAACCAGGGGTGGAAGATTCTCGCCGCGTCCGCTGAATACCGCCAGACTTCAGACCACACAATCGAGTTCCCGGTCGTCGTCGAGCCTCAAAGCGAACTGGTCGTAACATACGAGGTCCGTGAGTGGCGCGCTTGGAAGTCGCAACGCTAA
- the clpP gene encoding ATP-dependent Clp endopeptidase proteolytic subunit ClpP, protein MTLVPMVIEQTGRGERAFDIYSRLLKERIIFLGTAIDDHIASLIIAQLLFLAAEDPEKDISLYINSPGGVVTSGLAIYDTMQHIKPDVATICIGQAASMGAFLLAAGAAGKRSVLPNSRIMIHQPAGGAQGQASDIDIQAKEILKIRARLNEILAKHSGQPIERIEKDTDRNYFMSAEEAKAYGLVDEIIFPRAVKMKATS, encoded by the coding sequence ATGACACTCGTTCCGATGGTCATTGAGCAGACGGGGCGCGGCGAACGCGCGTTCGACATCTATTCCCGGCTGCTCAAAGAACGGATCATATTTCTGGGCACCGCAATCGACGATCATATTGCCAGCCTGATCATCGCGCAGCTGCTGTTTCTCGCGGCGGAAGATCCGGAGAAAGACATCAGCTTGTACATCAACAGCCCGGGCGGCGTCGTGACCTCGGGATTGGCCATCTACGATACCATGCAGCACATCAAGCCTGACGTGGCGACGATTTGCATCGGTCAGGCCGCGTCGATGGGGGCGTTTCTGCTGGCCGCGGGCGCGGCGGGGAAACGCAGCGTACTGCCGAACTCGCGCATCATGATCCACCAACCGGCGGGCGGCGCACAGGGCCAGGCCAGCGACATCGACATTCAGGCGAAGGAAATCCTGAAGATCCGCGCGAGACTGAACGAGATTCTGGCGAAGCACTCGGGCCAGCCGATTGAGCGCATCGAAAAGGACACGGACCGCAACTATTTCATGTCCGCCGAGGAAGCCAAGGCCTACGGTCTCGTCGATGAGATCATCTTCCCGCGGGCCGTCAAAATGAAGGCAACGAGCTAA
- a CDS encoding S8 family serine peptidase: protein MVLAGPHGGDPESLPPQAVDSIAVKKTQVDLPRDPTYFGSEARKSVGPPPANYEGIRKAPGNDGIRWVSGNIYVESPADTSLLTSFGFRFTIFGPFETKDWIDSLQTWTQPCYMYMGDWPIDLPWDSLPTRLLRIVYPVIKKDTPQLDQSRPNIHDGEADEQYPVPWPTQGNVIFGIIDTGFDIQHQALRDGSTEHSTLFRAILDYTSSSTNLLPPFNNLELGWEYDEDAINQAMQNPPPALQDPFGHGTSMASIIAGRNTGTFADLSGIASEAPVIGVKYSPDAGVSADAFARLLLYLRAKAHDLGKQYVVTNYSAGHRSGPHNGRDAQEFALNTALNWEDNFQVVSLSASRGGG from the coding sequence ATGGTGCTGGCTGGTCCGCACGGCGGCGACCCCGAATCCCTGCCTCCGCAGGCCGTGGACTCGATTGCAGTGAAGAAAACACAGGTTGATCTTCCCCGCGATCCGACCTATTTTGGCAGCGAGGCGCGTAAATCCGTTGGACCGCCACCGGCGAACTACGAAGGAATCCGCAAAGCGCCGGGCAACGACGGGATAAGGTGGGTCAGTGGAAACATATACGTGGAGTCGCCCGCGGATACGTCGCTACTGACGTCTTTTGGATTCCGTTTCACCATTTTTGGTCCATTTGAGACAAAGGATTGGATAGATTCACTGCAGACGTGGACCCAACCATGTTATATGTACATGGGGGACTGGCCGATTGACTTGCCGTGGGACTCGTTGCCGACGCGACTACTGAGGATTGTCTATCCGGTCATTAAGAAGGATACGCCGCAGCTTGATCAGAGCCGTCCGAATATCCACGATGGAGAAGCGGATGAACAGTACCCTGTGCCGTGGCCAACACAAGGAAACGTAATCTTCGGCATCATCGACACTGGATTTGACATCCAGCATCAAGCACTTCGTGACGGTAGCACCGAGCACAGTACGCTGTTCAGGGCGATCCTAGATTACACGAGTTCGAGTACGAATCTCCTGCCGCCGTTCAATAACTTGGAACTTGGATGGGAATATGATGAGGATGCGATCAATCAGGCAATGCAGAACCCACCTCCCGCATTGCAAGACCCTTTTGGTCATGGGACCTCGATGGCATCTATCATCGCGGGACGAAACACAGGGACGTTTGCGGACCTTTCCGGGATTGCGTCCGAAGCTCCGGTCATTGGCGTGAAGTATTCTCCGGATGCCGGAGTTTCTGCGGACGCATTCGCTCGGCTCCTTCTTTATCTTCGCGCCAAAGCCCACGACCTCGGGAAACAGTACGTAGTCACAAACTATTCTGCAGGGCACCGGTCTGGGCCACATAATGGACGTGATGCTCAAGAATTCGCACTAAACACCGCCCTGAATTGGGAAGATAATTTCCAGGTCGTGTCCCTCTCCGCGAGCAGAGGGGGGGGTTAG
- the clpX gene encoding ATP-dependent Clp protease ATP-binding subunit ClpX: MLSTDQFEQFCSFCGRTESQVATLIKHHEGIAICDMCVEHAHQIVALSRGSKKSLQLDKFPTPRELKRKLDDYVIGQDDAKRKICVAVYNHYKRIGRDDFGSDVELEKSNILLIGPTGTGKTLLAQTLARFLQVPFAIADATTLTEAGYVGEDVENVLVRLLQAADYDLARAEMGIVYIDEIDKIARKDTNVSITRDVSGEGVQQALLKILEGTVASLPPQGGRKHPEQKLVQMNTKSILFICGGAFEGLDKIVATRINRQQIGFGSEAVGTSERGRILGQVSFEDLHGFGLIPELIGRLPVVSTLEPLSDDALMRILTEPRNSLVKQFARLFEMEGVKLTFEPDALSRIIALAQSRKTGARALRSIVEESLTDVLFDIPSRKDVAEVVVTAKSIDHLEPARLIPAKKRKSA; the protein is encoded by the coding sequence ATCTTGAGTACGGACCAATTCGAGCAATTCTGCTCGTTCTGCGGTCGCACCGAATCGCAGGTCGCGACCCTGATCAAGCACCACGAAGGGATCGCGATTTGCGATATGTGCGTGGAGCACGCCCATCAGATCGTCGCGCTGTCGCGCGGCAGCAAGAAATCGCTGCAACTCGACAAGTTCCCGACGCCGCGCGAACTCAAGCGCAAGCTGGACGACTATGTGATCGGCCAGGACGACGCCAAACGCAAGATCTGTGTCGCCGTGTACAATCACTACAAACGAATCGGACGCGACGATTTCGGCAGTGACGTTGAGTTAGAGAAGTCCAACATCCTCTTGATCGGGCCGACGGGTACCGGGAAGACGCTGCTGGCGCAGACGCTGGCGAGATTCCTGCAAGTGCCGTTCGCGATCGCCGATGCCACGACGCTGACGGAAGCGGGTTATGTTGGCGAGGATGTCGAGAACGTGCTGGTGCGACTGCTGCAAGCCGCCGATTACGACCTGGCGCGGGCGGAAATGGGGATCGTCTATATCGACGAAATCGACAAGATCGCGCGCAAGGATACGAACGTGTCGATCACGCGCGATGTGTCGGGTGAAGGTGTGCAGCAGGCGCTGCTGAAGATCCTGGAGGGCACGGTGGCCTCGCTGCCGCCGCAGGGCGGTCGGAAGCATCCCGAACAGAAGCTCGTCCAGATGAACACCAAGAGCATTCTGTTTATCTGCGGCGGGGCGTTCGAGGGGTTGGACAAGATCGTGGCCACACGCATTAACCGTCAGCAAATCGGTTTCGGCTCGGAAGCCGTCGGCACCTCCGAGCGTGGCAGGATTCTTGGGCAGGTCAGCTTCGAGGATCTGCACGGGTTCGGATTGATTCCGGAATTGATCGGCAGGCTGCCCGTCGTTTCCACGCTGGAGCCGCTGTCCGATGACGCGCTGATGCGAATTCTGACGGAACCACGCAACTCACTGGTCAAGCAGTTCGCTCGCTTGTTCGAGATGGAGGGCGTCAAATTGACCTTTGAGCCGGACGCGCTCAGCCGAATCATTGCGCTGGCGCAGAGTCGGAAGACGGGCGCGCGCGCGCTGCGCTCGATCGTCGAGGAGAGTCTGACCGACGTGTTATTTGACATTCCGAGTCGCAAGGATGTGGCCGAAGTGGTCGTGACCGCGAAGTCCATCGATCATTTGGAACCCGCGCGGCTGATTCCCGCCAAGAAGCGAAAGAGCGCTTGA
- the fbp gene encoding class 1 fructose-bisphosphatase, with protein sequence MSDVKAATLNSQTPNVITIERHIVDQERENPEATGQLSRLLYQIAFSAKVISREVRRAGLLNILGSTGRTNVQNEVVQVLDEIAHRTVEEAFDHSGVLCCMTSEEVEDLIPIPPEFDLGRYTLAFDPLDGSSNIDANVNIGTIFSVHRKVSAGREGRVEDLLQKGKKQVVAGYVMYGSSTMMVYTTGRGVYGFTLDPTVGEFLLSHPDIKVPPRGSQFSCNMGNYKYWSEGVRKYVDDLTLIDKDRRRPYSLRYIGSLVADIHRTLIYGGIFMYPMDLKDPKKPSGKLRLLYEAAPMAMIMEQAGGGATDGVNPITEIKPTELHQRVPLIIGSKDEVDEAAEYIRKYG encoded by the coding sequence ATGTCTGACGTTAAAGCCGCGACGCTGAATTCGCAGACGCCAAACGTCATCACGATCGAACGGCATATTGTCGATCAGGAGCGGGAGAATCCTGAAGCGACGGGCCAACTGTCACGGCTGCTGTACCAGATCGCCTTTTCGGCTAAGGTCATCAGCCGCGAGGTCCGCCGCGCGGGCTTGCTGAATATTCTGGGATCGACCGGCAGGACGAATGTGCAGAACGAAGTCGTGCAGGTGCTCGACGAGATCGCGCATCGCACGGTCGAAGAGGCATTTGATCACTCCGGTGTGCTTTGTTGCATGACTTCCGAGGAGGTCGAGGACTTGATCCCGATTCCGCCGGAATTCGATCTGGGCAGATACACGCTGGCGTTTGACCCGCTGGACGGCTCATCAAATATTGATGCGAATGTGAATATCGGAACCATCTTCTCCGTGCACCGGAAGGTCTCGGCGGGGCGGGAGGGACGCGTCGAGGACCTGTTGCAGAAGGGGAAGAAGCAGGTCGTCGCGGGTTACGTAATGTATGGCTCGTCCACGATGATGGTGTACACGACCGGACGCGGAGTCTATGGCTTTACGCTGGATCCGACGGTCGGCGAATTCCTGCTCTCGCACCCGGACATCAAAGTGCCGCCGCGGGGCAGTCAATTCAGTTGCAATATGGGCAACTATAAGTACTGGAGCGAAGGCGTTCGCAAGTACGTTGATGACCTCACGCTGATCGACAAGGACCGGCGCCGGCCGTATTCCCTACGATATATCGGCTCGCTGGTCGCGGACATTCATCGGACGCTAATTTATGGCGGCATCTTCATGTATCCGATGGACCTGAAGGATCCGAAAAAGCCGTCGGGCAAGCTGCGGCTGCTCTACGAGGCGGCACCGATGGCGATGATCATGGAGCAGGCGGGCGGCGGGGCCACTGACGGCGTGAATCCGATTACGGAGATCAAGCCGACGGAATTGCACCAGCGCGTGCCGCTGATTATCGGTTCCAAAGACGAGGTCGACGAGGCCGCGGAGTACATCAGGAAGTACGGGTAA
- a CDS encoding 16S rRNA (uracil(1498)-N(3))-methyltransferase, whose translation MEILTREWGEFVYAPPEARTGDLVRLPTAEEHHLYDVLRFKVGAKARVTDGAGCVYDCEVQSDRTLRILQEHREFGEATMRLTLVMAVLKGDTNKAVVDNATQLGAVRIRFFHGARSEGRMDESKVDKLRRVALVAVKQCGRARLPSIECCRDLTAALGRSDEGAARYIAHPLSNSPGGSPGGAMNVEILVGPEGGFTDSEAQAAMDAGYEPLDLGVRRLRAECAAAAAITTLVQATRP comes from the coding sequence ATGGAGATTCTGACCCGTGAATGGGGTGAGTTCGTGTACGCACCGCCCGAAGCAAGAACCGGCGATCTGGTCAGGCTTCCGACGGCGGAGGAGCATCATCTGTATGACGTGTTGCGGTTCAAAGTCGGGGCGAAGGCGCGGGTTACTGACGGGGCCGGATGTGTGTACGACTGCGAAGTGCAGAGCGATCGCACGCTCCGAATCCTACAGGAGCACCGCGAATTCGGCGAGGCCACGATGCGTTTGACGCTGGTGATGGCCGTGCTGAAAGGCGATACGAACAAAGCGGTGGTCGATAACGCGACTCAACTCGGAGCGGTTAGGATTCGATTCTTCCACGGCGCGCGCAGCGAGGGGCGGATGGACGAATCCAAGGTTGATAAGCTGAGACGGGTCGCACTGGTGGCGGTCAAACAGTGCGGGCGGGCACGGCTGCCGAGCATCGAATGCTGTCGTGACCTGACGGCGGCGTTGGGCCGGTCGGATGAGGGCGCGGCGCGGTACATCGCGCATCCACTGAGCAACAGTCCGGGTGGTTCGCCCGGTGGCGCGATGAACGTCGAGATTCTGGTCGGACCCGAAGGCGGATTCACGGACAGCGAGGCGCAGGCGGCGATGGACGCCGGCTACGAACCGCTGGACTTGGGTGTACGGCGATTGCGAGCGGAATGCGCGGCTGCTGCCGCGATTACCACACTGGTGCAAGCGACTCGGCCGTAG